From the Desulfobacterales bacterium genome, one window contains:
- the glmM gene encoding phosphoglucosamine mutase, with protein MMGKLFGTDGIRGVANSYPVTAEMALAVGRALATLFKKETDAPVIVIGQDTRLSGDMLASALAAGICSAGGDALQYGVIPTPAVAYHIQAIKAHAGVVISASHNPYFDNGIKVFGPDGFKLSDAAEHELETAVLENSSLAPGTENTGRVRICSEGVQAYADFLIRTLPAGFTLAGMKIVIDCANGATFQAAPRVFEQLGAEVNALFISPDGRNINDACGSQHPEALAEAVLKTGADIGLAFDGDGDRLIAVDETGKVLTGDQILAVCATALSKKGLLKENKVVTTVMSNLGFKAAMKAYGIAHYTAQVGDRYVLEMMRETGATLGGEDSGHMIFLNHHTTGDGLLAGLRLLEVMAMKNKPLSELSRVMTVFPQVLINVDVREKPPIETVPEIQQAIEAAAAALGDKGRVLVRYSGTQPMCRVMVEGPTQAITRQYCEIIAETVRRAIGIS; from the coding sequence ATGATGGGAAAACTTTTCGGCACGGACGGCATTCGCGGGGTGGCCAATTCGTATCCGGTGACGGCGGAGATGGCGCTGGCCGTGGGGCGGGCGCTGGCCACCTTATTTAAAAAAGAAACGGATGCACCGGTGATTGTGATCGGTCAGGATACACGTTTGTCCGGAGATATGCTGGCTTCGGCCCTGGCCGCCGGCATCTGCTCGGCCGGCGGCGATGCCTTGCAGTATGGCGTCATTCCCACACCGGCGGTTGCCTATCATATTCAGGCCATCAAGGCCCATGCCGGGGTGGTGATATCGGCCTCTCACAACCCCTATTTTGACAACGGCATCAAGGTGTTCGGTCCGGATGGCTTTAAACTGAGCGATGCGGCGGAACATGAGCTGGAAACGGCGGTTCTCGAGAACAGCTCGCTTGCGCCCGGAACCGAAAATACGGGCCGGGTTCGAATTTGTTCCGAAGGGGTTCAAGCATATGCGGATTTTCTGATCCGTACCTTGCCGGCCGGGTTTACGCTTGCCGGAATGAAAATCGTGATCGATTGCGCCAATGGGGCGACCTTTCAAGCAGCGCCGCGAGTGTTTGAACAATTGGGCGCCGAGGTGAACGCGCTCTTTATTTCGCCGGACGGACGAAACATCAATGATGCTTGCGGCTCACAGCATCCGGAGGCGCTTGCCGAAGCCGTGTTGAAAACCGGCGCCGATATCGGGCTTGCTTTTGACGGGGACGGCGACCGGCTCATTGCCGTGGATGAGACGGGAAAGGTGCTCACCGGCGATCAGATTCTGGCGGTTTGCGCAACGGCTTTATCCAAAAAAGGCCTGTTGAAAGAGAACAAGGTCGTGACCACGGTGATGAGTAATCTCGGCTTTAAGGCGGCCATGAAGGCATACGGTATTGCGCATTACACGGCGCAGGTGGGGGACCGGTATGTGCTGGAAATGATGCGCGAAACCGGAGCCACTCTCGGCGGAGAAGATTCGGGCCACATGATTTTTCTGAATCATCACACCACCGGTGACGGCCTGCTGGCGGGCTTGCGGCTCCTGGAAGTGATGGCGATGAAAAATAAACCCTTATCGGAACTAAGCCGGGTCATGACCGTATTTCCGCAGGTGCTGATAAACGTGGATGTTCGGGAAAAACCGCCGATCGAAACGGTTCCCGAAATTCAGCAAGCCATTGAAGCAGCGGCGGCGGCATTGGGGGATAAGGGGCGTGTGCTGGTGCGGTATTCGGGCACGCAACCCATGTGCCGCGTGATGGTGGAAGGGCCAACGCAGGCGATTACCCGGCAATATTGTGAAATTATCGCGGAAACGGTTCGAAGGGCGATCGGCATTTCCTGA
- a CDS encoding protein GlmU, with protein MKLDERVHALVEKGVKIQAPHSIALGPEVDPDRISGEGVILHAGCRIFGAGTLICAGAELGREAPVTLENCQIGPEVQLKGGYFKDAVFLKRSGMGSGAQVREGTILEEEASGAHTVGLKQTILFPFVTLGSLINFCDCLMTGGTSRKDHSEVGSSYVHFNFTPNQDKATASLMGNVPDGVMLNQRPVFLGGQGGLVGPCRLAFGTVIAAGCIYRKDELRPNRLLIDGIGRSGNMPFETGFYRSIKRIVQNNILYITNLMALRAWYGVVRREFISDAFPDALWGGLMEKVYMGIAERITRLDALAQKLPESARIYREQAGENASAALLAQKAQLHERSAELSQLFLNLKNETGDAAKAAAFISVIQSHIQEKGKDYIAVIKSLNDEEASLGTQWLQGMVDAHSGAAFALLPAFGFKAA; from the coding sequence ATGAAACTCGATGAACGTGTTCATGCCCTAGTGGAAAAAGGCGTGAAAATCCAGGCCCCTCACAGCATTGCGCTCGGGCCGGAAGTCGATCCCGACCGTATTTCTGGCGAGGGGGTTATCCTCCACGCGGGATGCCGGATTTTCGGCGCCGGCACCCTGATCTGCGCCGGCGCGGAGCTCGGCCGGGAAGCCCCGGTGACCCTTGAAAATTGCCAGATCGGCCCCGAGGTGCAACTTAAGGGCGGGTATTTCAAGGACGCCGTGTTTTTGAAAAGATCCGGCATGGGGTCCGGCGCGCAGGTGCGGGAAGGCACGATTCTGGAGGAAGAGGCATCCGGCGCGCATACGGTGGGGCTCAAGCAAACGATTCTCTTTCCTTTCGTGACGCTCGGTAGCCTGATCAATTTTTGTGACTGCCTGATGACGGGCGGCACGAGCCGCAAGGATCACAGCGAGGTGGGCAGCTCATATGTCCATTTTAATTTTACCCCCAATCAGGACAAGGCCACGGCCTCCTTGATGGGGAATGTGCCGGACGGCGTGATGCTAAATCAGCGCCCTGTTTTTTTGGGCGGGCAGGGCGGGCTGGTAGGCCCTTGCCGGCTCGCTTTCGGCACGGTGATTGCCGCCGGGTGCATTTATCGAAAAGATGAGCTGCGGCCGAACCGGCTTTTGATCGATGGCATCGGCCGAAGCGGCAATATGCCCTTTGAGACCGGTTTTTATCGCAGCATCAAGCGCATTGTTCAGAATAATATTTTATATATCACCAATCTGATGGCCCTTCGCGCCTGGTATGGGGTCGTTCGCCGTGAATTTATTTCCGACGCGTTTCCCGACGCCTTATGGGGCGGTTTGATGGAAAAGGTGTATATGGGAATCGCGGAGCGGATTACCCGGCTGGACGCATTGGCTCAAAAATTGCCTGAGTCGGCCCGCATTTATCGGGAGCAGGCCGGTGAAAACGCTTCGGCCGCCTTATTGGCGCAAAAAGCGCAATTGCATGAGCGAAGCGCTGAATTGTCGCAGCTTTTTTTGAACCTGAAAAATGAAACCGGCGATGCTGCAAAAGCAGCCGCCTTTATTTCGGTGATTCAATCCCATATTCAAGAAAAGGGAAAAGACTACATTGCCGTGATAAAAAGTCTCAACGATGAGGAAGCCTCTCTGGGCACCCAGTGGCTGCAGGGAATGGTCGATGCGCATTCCGGTGCGGCATTTGCTTTGTTACCGGCCTTTGGTTTCAAGGCCGCATAA
- a CDS encoding glycosyltransferase family 2 protein, whose amino-acid sequence MMDAVIVNYHSSRLLLKCLASISRASHSAGGRLIICENGPDDIGDRLERSFPHALYIKNKKNLGFAAAVNIGIRQSDAPYLMILNPDTSVCENFFDSVNAYMNENRQVGVLGPKVLNEDGTIQGSARSFPTPLTGLFGRTSFLTRFFPANRLSRKNVRTDIGDQHIAAIPVDWVSGACMVVRREAVEDVGLLDERFFMYWEDADWCRRMKSHGWQVVYYPGASIVHAAGKSSEKRRLRSLLAFHLSAYRYFAKYVKWPLTIFKPFVFMALALRFYGKCLGMLMIRRSNQRSINH is encoded by the coding sequence ATGATGGACGCCGTTATCGTAAATTATCACAGTTCGCGCCTGTTGTTGAAGTGCCTTGCGTCCATCAGTCGAGCAAGCCATTCCGCCGGGGGGCGCCTCATTATCTGCGAAAACGGTCCGGATGATATCGGAGATCGGCTTGAACGATCCTTTCCCCATGCGCTTTACATTAAGAATAAAAAAAATCTGGGGTTTGCGGCGGCCGTGAATATTGGCATTCGGCAAAGCGATGCGCCCTATCTTATGATATTGAATCCCGATACGTCTGTATGCGAAAATTTTTTCGATTCGGTAAATGCTTACATGAACGAAAATCGGCAGGTCGGTGTATTGGGCCCCAAGGTGCTAAATGAAGACGGCACGATTCAGGGGTCCGCCCGGTCCTTCCCGACACCGTTGACGGGGTTATTCGGCAGAACCTCTTTTTTGACGCGCTTTTTTCCTGCTAATCGCTTAAGTCGAAAAAATGTGCGGACCGACATCGGGGATCAGCACATTGCCGCCATTCCGGTGGACTGGGTGTCCGGCGCCTGCATGGTGGTCCGGCGGGAAGCGGTTGAAGATGTCGGCCTTTTGGATGAACGCTTTTTCATGTACTGGGAAGATGCCGATTGGTGCCGCCGCATGAAATCGCACGGTTGGCAGGTGGTGTATTATCCGGGGGCGTCGATCGTGCATGCCGCTGGAAAAAGCAGCGAAAAAAGGCGGCTGCGATCTTTGCTGGCGTTTCATTTGAGCGCTTACCGGTATTTCGCAAAGTATGTTAAGTGGCCGTTAACCATTTTTAAACCTTTCGTATTTATGGCGCTTGCCCTTCGTTTTTATGGCAAATGCCTCGGCATGTTAATGATAAGACGTTCAAATCAACGTTCCATCAACCACTAA
- a CDS encoding TolC family protein, translating to MNFRVKVLFLILALLIPLVTGGPVCSAVAGETTVSREIPRVLTLGEAVEYGLAHNQQIHAAEFALSGAEAGVKSVRSGFFPQIDASYGKRRLTNDSKAEYDLDYLDQSNETTAVRLTIPLFSGFYNLTAYQRARIGKELAEARLRLTQLQLVFDIQRRFLELIKARDDLRSAESAVTRLEEQRASAEAYCRVGMKPWLAVLQIKAELAAAEHAKIEAKNALRVAGVRLNSLLDLPAAAKVEYQGNYVAEVLFLSNSPEECGQIALTKRPDVAVAEKNVLLAEKDVALYRSRYYPKLSLDTDYIMNDIDYDEKNYTDTDRNYWNVGVNVQINLFAGGRDFFAIKEAHEAVYRARALARDLEHTIITEVTAGYMIFQDAGERIVSAKKALSAAIEAYDMASTRFRTDLGTNTELLDAQTLVTNAEVALTQSVVDQRTALAQLYYAMGIRQLTLDKVEF from the coding sequence ATGAACTTTCGGGTTAAGGTGTTGTTTTTAATTCTCGCACTTCTGATTCCCTTGGTGACGGGGGGGCCGGTTTGTTCGGCGGTGGCCGGCGAAACAACGGTTTCCCGTGAGATTCCCCGGGTGCTGACCCTTGGCGAGGCCGTAGAATACGGGCTGGCACATAACCAGCAAATACACGCCGCGGAATTTGCGCTCTCGGGAGCCGAGGCCGGGGTGAAATCGGTCCGAAGCGGCTTTTTCCCTCAAATAGATGCAAGTTACGGAAAGCGGCGGTTGACCAATGACTCCAAGGCGGAATATGACCTGGATTATTTGGACCAGAGCAATGAAACCACTGCTGTGCGGTTGACAATCCCACTGTTTTCAGGGTTTTACAATTTAACGGCCTATCAGCGGGCCCGAATCGGCAAAGAGCTGGCCGAGGCGCGCTTGCGGTTGACCCAGCTTCAGTTGGTCTTTGATATTCAGCGTCGATTTCTGGAATTGATCAAAGCGCGGGATGATTTGCGTTCGGCCGAGTCGGCCGTGACGCGTCTGGAAGAGCAACGGGCATCCGCAGAGGCCTATTGCCGGGTGGGTATGAAACCCTGGCTTGCCGTGTTGCAGATCAAGGCGGAACTGGCTGCGGCCGAACACGCTAAAATCGAAGCCAAAAACGCCTTGCGTGTCGCCGGCGTGCGGCTGAATTCTTTGCTGGATTTGCCGGCTGCTGCCAAGGTCGAGTATCAGGGCAATTATGTCGCGGAGGTCCTGTTTCTCTCCAATTCACCCGAAGAATGCGGTCAAATCGCTTTGACCAAGCGCCCGGATGTCGCCGTGGCGGAAAAAAATGTGCTGCTGGCGGAAAAAGATGTGGCCCTTTATCGCAGTCGCTATTATCCCAAGCTTTCCCTGGATACCGATTATATTATGAACGATATCGATTATGATGAAAAAAATTATACCGACACGGACCGGAATTATTGGAATGTCGGGGTTAATGTACAAATAAATCTGTTTGCGGGAGGCCGGGATTTTTTTGCGATCAAGGAAGCGCACGAGGCGGTTTACCGCGCGCGCGCGCTTGCCAGGGATTTGGAACACACCATTATTACCGAAGTAACGGCGGGGTATATGATTTTTCAGGACGCAGGCGAGCGAATCGTGTCAGCCAAAAAGGCGCTGTCTGCGGCCATTGAGGCCTACGATATGGCTTCGACCCGGTTTCGGACCGATCTGGGTACCAACACGGAGCTTCTCGACGCGCAAACCCTGGTCACCAATGCGGAAGTCGCGCTGACGCAATCGGTTGTGGATCAGCGTACGGCCTTGGCCCAATTATATTATGCGATGGGCATCAGGCAATTGACGCTGGACAAGGTGGAATTCTAG